A part of Candidatus Cloacimonadota bacterium genomic DNA contains:
- a CDS encoding amidase, which produces MKYLSECSLSTIINQINQGSITPEKLIEDLCDKLDTWDSAIHAFLPEKGRRKRLNKDIKELYERFPDPKDRAVLFGIPIGVKDIFRVDGFEMKAGSRLPASEFEGKEAASVTRLKDAGAIILGNTVTTEFAYFQPGPTRNPHNPNHTPGGSSSGSAAAVAAGFCPCALGTQTIGSITRPAAYCGVFGFKPSTGRIPNDGLIPFSLTADQIGFFIQDFDSIHTVSSVLCNDWKTGTYLANQKPVIGIPKGRYIKQASETILNGFNKKIDQIRNSGFSMIEVPVFENIDEINSMHKDMISYEFARVHKDWYSQYKELYSLHSKKLIENGNSVTEDSYKKAKAGIIILRDHLSTIMKREGIDIWISPSATSLPPKGLTSTGDPAMSLPWTYAGMPTLSIPIGEINSLPHGLQIAGEFEEDEELLIFSKSLSMI; this is translated from the coding sequence TTGAAATATCTTTCAGAATGTTCTTTATCAACAATTATCAATCAGATAAACCAAGGGAGTATAACTCCTGAAAAACTTATTGAGGATTTGTGTGACAAACTGGATACATGGGATTCAGCAATTCATGCTTTTTTACCCGAAAAAGGACGACGAAAACGCCTTAATAAAGATATAAAGGAACTATATGAGCGATTTCCGGATCCAAAAGATCGAGCCGTTCTCTTTGGAATACCTATAGGAGTTAAAGATATATTTCGCGTCGATGGCTTTGAAATGAAAGCAGGTTCGAGGCTTCCTGCAAGCGAGTTTGAAGGAAAAGAAGCTGCGTCAGTGACAAGATTGAAAGATGCAGGTGCAATCATTTTGGGGAATACGGTCACAACAGAATTCGCTTATTTTCAACCAGGACCAACAAGAAATCCGCACAATCCGAACCATACACCGGGCGGATCGAGCAGCGGTTCTGCAGCAGCAGTTGCCGCAGGATTCTGTCCTTGTGCACTTGGTACGCAGACGATCGGGTCTATTACTCGACCGGCAGCGTATTGCGGTGTGTTTGGTTTTAAGCCAAGCACAGGTAGAATTCCAAACGATGGCTTGATCCCATTTTCACTTACAGCAGATCAAATCGGCTTTTTCATCCAGGATTTTGACAGCATACATACCGTTTCTTCAGTTCTTTGCAACGATTGGAAAACCGGAACATATTTAGCAAATCAAAAGCCTGTTATAGGAATTCCCAAAGGACGATATATAAAACAAGCTTCTGAAACGATTCTCAATGGCTTCAACAAAAAGATAGACCAGATCAGAAATTCAGGTTTTTCAATGATCGAAGTACCTGTTTTTGAAAACATTGATGAGATCAATTCGATGCATAAGGATATGATCTCCTATGAATTTGCTCGTGTTCATAAAGATTGGTATTCTCAATACAAAGAACTATATAGCTTACACTCAAAAAAACTGATTGAAAATGGTAATTCAGTAACTGAAGATAGTTATAAAAAAGCTAAGGCTGGCATAATTATTCTGAGAGATCACCTTTCGACAATCATGAAGAGAGAAGGTATTGATATTTGGATTTCACCGTCGGCAACTTCTCTTCCACCAAAAGGTCTCACTTCGACCGGTGATCCTGCAATGAGCTTACCTTGGACGTATGCAGGTATGCCGACATTATCGATTCCTATTGGTGAGATCAATAGTTTACCACATGGTTTGCAGATCGCAGGTGAATTCGAGGAAGATGAGGAATTATTGATTTTTTCAAAAAGTCTTTCAATGATTTAG
- a CDS encoding CoA transferase: protein MSKPFEGIKVLDLTRVLAGPFCTMVLSDLGAEVIKVERPKSGDDSRTFGPFKNEQSLYFVSLNRAKQSITLNLKSDEAKQIVKDLVAEFDVLVENFRPGTMEKLGLGYDVLHTINPRLIYASTSGFGQTGPDSKKPSYDLLAQARGGMISITGWPNTPPTRVGMSIGDITASLFTAVGIGAALYQRDKTGKGQLIDVAMLDCQVAILENALARFQVDGTSPTPIGNKHPTVSPFQAFMAKDEYFVLPIGNDNLWQKFCYAVGKEDWASDPNYIKNVDRNNKMDTLIPMLEELFLTKKASEWIELLESKGIPVGPINNIEKIMNDPQIHARNMIVNVDDEKAGSIKVAGNPIKMTSLPNEKKRNPAPKLGEHTKIVLEKYLGYNDQKLAQLEENGVI from the coding sequence ATGTCCAAACCCTTTGAAGGAATAAAAGTTCTCGATCTGACACGTGTGCTGGCAGGTCCCTTTTGCACCATGGTATTATCAGATCTTGGCGCTGAAGTTATAAAAGTTGAAAGACCAAAGAGCGGTGATGATTCAAGGACTTTTGGTCCTTTTAAGAATGAGCAAAGTCTCTATTTTGTAAGCTTGAACAGGGCAAAGCAAAGTATCACTTTAAATCTGAAATCTGATGAAGCAAAACAAATTGTAAAAGACTTGGTGGCAGAGTTTGATGTGCTTGTCGAGAATTTTCGTCCCGGAACAATGGAAAAACTTGGTTTGGGTTATGATGTTTTGCATACAATAAATCCTCGTTTGATCTATGCCTCCACTTCAGGCTTCGGACAAACCGGACCTGACTCAAAAAAACCATCCTATGATCTCCTTGCACAAGCTCGCGGCGGCATGATCAGCATTACAGGATGGCCCAATACTCCTCCAACACGAGTAGGTATGTCAATCGGAGATATAACGGCGAGTCTCTTTACTGCAGTTGGAATCGGTGCAGCACTCTATCAAAGGGATAAAACCGGAAAAGGACAGCTCATCGATGTTGCAATGCTTGATTGCCAGGTTGCAATTCTTGAAAATGCCCTTGCCCGTTTCCAGGTTGATGGAACATCACCAACACCGATTGGAAACAAACATCCCACGGTCAGTCCATTCCAGGCGTTTATGGCAAAGGATGAGTATTTTGTGCTTCCGATCGGAAATGATAATCTCTGGCAAAAATTCTGTTATGCTGTTGGAAAAGAGGATTGGGCATCTGATCCAAATTACATTAAAAATGTTGATCGAAATAATAAAATGGATACACTGATCCCAATGCTGGAAGAGCTCTTTCTCACAAAGAAAGCGTCAGAATGGATCGAACTTCTGGAGAGTAAAGGCATTCCGGTTGGTCCGATCAATAATATTGAAAAAATCATGAATGATCCCCAGATTCATGCACGCAATATGATCGTCAATGTCGATGACGAGAAAGCCGGTTCAATCAAAGTTGCCGGGAATCCTATAAAGATGACATCGCTCCCGAACGAGAAAAAACGGAATCCTGCACCGAAATTAGGCGAACATACAAAGATAGTGCTGGAAAAATATCTTGGTTATAATGATCAAAAACTGGCTCAACTAGAAGAAAATGGTGTGATTTAA
- a CDS encoding xanthine dehydrogenase family protein molybdopterin-binding subunit, whose protein sequence is MSDLKFVGKPIVRIDGKEKVSGATHFTDDLEYGSNLLYTALVESTEAHALIKHIDISEAQRFPGVIAVFTGKDFPYKFGLYMKDRYIFAMDRVRFVGEQIAAVVSRDKRIAERAAKLVKVEYEALPALLDQMEALKKDATLIHLDLGDYIHVPWFFPQAKTNIAHWRKTRRGDIKKGFAEADYILEDTYSVPRYSHCPIETHAAVGLCDLSGRLTVWASSQSPHTQRNLFAEALAPLGFTHKDIRVIAPPIGGGFGGKAGVSMEILAAAMATKLRGNPVQVIWSREREFYNTSQRLGVIAKLKIGAKKDGTFTAIDHRLYWDAGASAEYGANVVNAIGLSATGPYRFPIIFIDSVCLYTNLPPCGAYRGFGYSEFMFGLESHIDRIAAYLKLDPVAIRKKNAIKEGDILAYGVPMNPSGLHKAIEAVEKEIEWGKKVKSDDPHKAIGKGFSLIWKAPAMPPNASSAAFVKFSEDGSLNILVSGMDMGQGFLTVMAQIAAEILTVPVSKIRTENPDTDRNPYEWQTVASHVTWSCGNAVKNAAINARDQIFEVIERACVLPKEQLYLEDEKVKCKTKPDFELPLKDFVINGIQAKDGTFRGGPILGKGIFMPEFTSAYSDPETSQGGHPNVHYTVGAAAIILEVDKDTGKMHVKKAVEAIDAGKAINPDLVKGQITGGLLQGLSTVLYEDIRYDDKGKLLNPNFTDYKIPTAKDIPDEIVPIIIEVPQPDGPFGARGVGEHTMIPAAPMIANALQDALEIRVKTMPITQEKVALTYLKNKEK, encoded by the coding sequence ATGAGTGATCTGAAATTCGTTGGTAAACCAATTGTTAGAATCGATGGTAAAGAAAAAGTTAGTGGTGCGACACACTTTACAGACGACCTGGAATATGGTTCAAACCTTCTTTATACGGCTCTCGTCGAAAGTACTGAAGCTCATGCACTTATCAAGCATATTGATATCTCTGAAGCTCAAAGGTTTCCGGGAGTGATTGCAGTATTCACGGGCAAAGATTTTCCCTACAAATTCGGGCTTTATATGAAAGATAGATATATCTTTGCTATGGATCGTGTAAGATTTGTCGGAGAGCAGATCGCTGCAGTGGTCTCTCGTGATAAACGAATTGCTGAACGCGCAGCTAAACTTGTAAAGGTCGAGTACGAAGCCCTTCCAGCATTACTCGATCAAATGGAAGCATTAAAAAAGGATGCTACACTTATACATCTTGATCTTGGTGACTATATACATGTTCCATGGTTTTTTCCTCAAGCAAAAACGAATATTGCCCACTGGCGTAAAACGAGACGAGGTGATATCAAAAAGGGATTTGCAGAAGCAGATTACATACTCGAAGATACATACAGTGTTCCGCGATATTCCCATTGTCCGATCGAAACGCACGCAGCGGTCGGTTTATGTGATTTGTCCGGCAGATTGACTGTATGGGCATCGTCGCAGTCACCACATACACAAAGAAATCTCTTTGCCGAAGCGCTTGCACCACTCGGTTTCACCCACAAAGACATACGTGTTATTGCACCTCCGATCGGTGGAGGTTTCGGTGGGAAAGCTGGTGTTTCCATGGAAATTCTCGCTGCTGCGATGGCAACAAAACTGAGAGGAAATCCTGTGCAGGTTATCTGGTCTCGGGAAAGAGAATTCTACAATACCTCACAACGACTTGGCGTTATTGCCAAACTCAAGATCGGTGCGAAAAAGGATGGCACATTTACTGCTATCGATCATAGATTATACTGGGATGCAGGAGCATCTGCCGAATATGGTGCAAATGTGGTAAATGCAATAGGGCTCTCTGCGACTGGACCATATCGATTCCCGATTATCTTCATTGATTCTGTCTGTCTATACACAAACCTCCCGCCATGTGGAGCGTATAGAGGATTTGGTTACTCGGAATTCATGTTCGGTTTGGAATCACATATAGATAGAATTGCTGCATATCTCAAACTCGATCCGGTTGCAATTCGTAAAAAGAATGCAATCAAAGAAGGTGATATCCTTGCATATGGTGTTCCCATGAATCCAAGCGGATTACATAAAGCGATCGAAGCAGTAGAAAAAGAAATCGAGTGGGGTAAGAAGGTCAAGTCTGATGATCCACATAAGGCGATTGGTAAGGGATTCTCGCTCATCTGGAAAGCACCTGCAATGCCGCCAAATGCATCGTCAGCAGCATTTGTAAAATTCAGCGAAGACGGAAGTCTGAATATTCTTGTATCCGGCATGGATATGGGACAGGGTTTTCTAACAGTCATGGCTCAGATAGCTGCTGAAATTCTTACTGTTCCTGTTTCGAAAATTCGAACAGAAAATCCTGATACTGATCGAAATCCCTACGAATGGCAGACCGTTGCTTCACACGTCACCTGGTCATGCGGAAATGCTGTCAAGAATGCAGCGATCAATGCACGAGATCAGATATTTGAGGTGATCGAAAGAGCATGTGTGCTTCCCAAAGAGCAATTATATCTGGAAGATGAAAAAGTAAAATGTAAAACAAAACCGGATTTCGAACTCCCCCTCAAGGATTTTGTGATAAACGGCATTCAGGCAAAGGACGGGACTTTTAGAGGTGGTCCAATATTAGGGAAAGGTATTTTTATGCCTGAGTTCACCTCTGCATATAGTGATCCGGAAACAAGTCAGGGTGGTCATCCTAATGTACATTACACCGTCGGCGCTGCGGCGATTATACTTGAAGTTGATAAAGATACGGGCAAAATGCATGTTAAAAAAGCTGTCGAAGCCATCGATGCCGGCAAAGCGATCAATCCAGATTTGGTGAAAGGTCAGATCACCGGAGGTTTGCTGCAGGGGCTTTCTACTGTACTTTATGAAGATATTCGGTATGATGACAAAGGGAAATTGCTCAATCCAAACTTCACTGATTATAAGATTCCAACGGCAAAGGATATTCCCGACGAGATCGTGCCTATCATAATAGAAGTTCCGCAGCCGGATGGTCCTTTTGGTGCACGTGGAGTTGGTGAACATACGATGATACCTGCAGCTCCAATGATAGCGAATGCATTGCAGGATGCACTCGAGATCAGGGTAAAAACTATGCCAATCACGCAGGAGAAAGTGGCTTTAACATATTTGAAAAACAAGGAGAAATAG
- a CDS encoding (2Fe-2S)-binding protein yields MHKIKITLNNEKRLVDIEPHEILLDVLREKLGVKSPKCGCDRGDCGSCSVLLNGKSVRSCLILAVEVDGQEIVTVEGISKDGLSKVQESMIDNNAFQCGFCAPGVIISATELLNNNPHPTREEIKEALSGNLCRCTGYLPILEAVENATKEGNNE; encoded by the coding sequence ATGCATAAGATCAAAATTACTCTTAATAATGAGAAACGTCTAGTCGATATCGAACCGCATGAAATCCTTCTCGATGTACTCCGAGAAAAACTCGGAGTTAAGAGTCCGAAGTGTGGATGCGATAGGGGTGACTGCGGTTCATGCAGTGTACTTCTTAACGGAAAAAGTGTTCGGAGCTGCTTGATTCTTGCTGTGGAAGTCGATGGACAGGAGATTGTTACGGTCGAAGGTATATCGAAAGATGGTTTGAGCAAAGTGCAGGAATCAATGATAGATAATAATGCCTTTCAATGCGGATTCTGTGCACCGGGTGTAATCATTTCTGCAACAGAACTTCTCAATAATAATCCACATCCAACACGAGAAGAGATAAAAGAAGCACTTTCAGGAAATCTATGCAGATGTACTGGTTATTTACCGATCCTTGAAGCTGTCGAAAATGCAACAAAGGAGGGTAATAATGAGTGA